In the genome of Mugil cephalus isolate CIBA_MC_2020 chromosome 21, CIBA_Mcephalus_1.1, whole genome shotgun sequence, one region contains:
- the smim8 gene encoding small integral membrane protein 8 produces the protein MSDQEASKRKENPEKNGLRTPGLRGAKTTTLFRAVNPELFIKPNKPVMVFGLVTITLCVCYLGYLHAVTENNQQLYEAIDSEGQRHMRRKSSKWD, from the exons ATGTCGGATCAAGAGGCCAGTAAAAGGAAGGAGAATCCAGAGAAAAACGGATTAAGGACACCTGGGCTGAgaggagcaaaaacaacaacactgttccGAGCTGTCAATCCCGAACTCTTCATTAAACCT aataaacCAGTCATGGTGTTTGGACTGGTGACcataacactgtgtgtgtgctaccTGGGCTATCTTCatgcagtgacagaaaacaacCAGCAGCTTTATGAGGCCATTGACAGTGAAGGACAAAGACATATGCGGAGGAAGTCTTCGAAATGGGACTGA